A single region of the Methanobacterium sp. genome encodes:
- a CDS encoding ferredoxin-thioredoxin reductase catalytic domain-containing protein → MNPAITEDDVNTFYERLKDETEAVGYHLNPDEAFTKELLESILINQDRYGYGACPCRLASGVKEEDVDIICPCDYRDPDLDEFGTCYCGLYISSEVLQGGKKLTSIPERRPGPIERQSSKKTLQEQTLSSLPLPVWRCKVCGYLCAREEPPEICPICKVGKERFERFI, encoded by the coding sequence ATGAACCCGGCTATCACTGAAGATGATGTGAACACATTTTATGAGAGGTTGAAAGATGAAACAGAGGCTGTTGGTTATCACCTGAATCCTGATGAAGCTTTCACCAAGGAACTCCTGGAAAGTATCCTCATAAATCAGGATCGTTATGGTTACGGCGCCTGTCCCTGCCGCCTGGCATCAGGAGTCAAAGAAGAAGACGTGGATATAATCTGCCCCTGTGATTATCGTGATCCTGACCTGGATGAATTCGGAACATGCTACTGTGGGCTTTATATTTCCAGTGAAGTCCTACAGGGTGGAAAAAAATTAACTTCCATCCCCGAGAGAAGACCAGGGCCCATAGAAAGGCAATCATCCAAAAAAACCTTACAAGAACAAACATTAAGCTCTCTTCCTCTACCTGTGTGGAGATGCAAGGTTTGTGGATATTTATGTGCTCGTGAAGAACCTCCCGAAATCTGTCCAATATGTAAAGTGGGAAAGGAAAGGTTTGAAAGGTTCATTTAA
- a CDS encoding glutaredoxin family protein yields the protein MSMQHVEGENKGKAVLFALSTCGWCKKTRTLLEDLGVEYDYIYVDLLEGEERQEVIQQVEKWNPQLSFPTLVLNDEETIVGFNENKVREILG from the coding sequence ATGTCAATGCAGCATGTTGAAGGTGAAAACAAAGGTAAAGCAGTCCTTTTCGCGTTAAGTACCTGTGGTTGGTGTAAAAAGACCAGGACGCTCCTGGAGGATCTGGGGGTGGAATATGATTATATTTACGTTGACTTACTGGAAGGAGAAGAAAGACAGGAAGTAATTCAACAAGTGGAAAAGTGGAACCCTCAACTTTCATTTCCCACCCTGGTTCTAAACGATGAGGAGACCATTGTGGGATTCAATGAGAATAAAGTGAGGGAGATCTTGGGATGA
- the thiC gene encoding phosphomethylpyrimidine synthase: MTQLYQAGKGQTTDEIRKVAEYEGIDVHKLTKRVAKGHVVIPSNKNRNTKPCGVGRGLSTKINANLGSSPELENVQLEVKKAQIAVEYGADAVMDLSTGPKFREVRKAVMKSTNLPLGTVPIYQAGITASQMRDAVVNMEEDDMFRAIEEQAREGVDFMTVHSGITLDTVEKVKRSERIMGVVSRGGAFLTAWILHNQEENPLYKNYDYLLEIAREHDVTISLGDGLRPGCLADASDIPQIGELLILGDLVKRAREADVQVMVEGPGHVPLNQVEANMQIQKTVCKGAPFYVLGPIVTDLAPGYDHITSAIGGALAARAGADFLCYVTPAEHLSIPGLQDVKEGIVASKIAAQAADVANGLKSAWAKEMEMARARKNFQWEKQYQLAFDPEKARKCRESKPTAESDMCTMCGEFCALRMVRDNI, from the coding sequence GTGACTCAGTTGTACCAGGCTGGCAAGGGCCAGACCACAGATGAAATACGAAAAGTAGCAGAATACGAAGGCATAGACGTTCATAAACTCACAAAAAGAGTTGCTAAAGGCCATGTGGTGATTCCAAGTAATAAAAACCGGAACACCAAACCATGTGGCGTGGGCAGGGGACTGAGTACCAAGATCAATGCCAATCTTGGCTCTTCCCCTGAACTGGAAAATGTGCAATTGGAAGTGAAAAAGGCCCAGATAGCAGTAGAATACGGGGCTGATGCAGTGATGGACCTTTCCACTGGACCTAAATTCCGCGAAGTCCGCAAGGCAGTAATGAAATCTACCAATCTCCCCCTGGGAACTGTGCCCATATACCAGGCAGGAATAACTGCTTCCCAGATGCGGGATGCAGTGGTTAACATGGAAGAAGATGACATGTTCCGGGCCATTGAAGAACAGGCCCGGGAAGGAGTGGACTTCATGACTGTCCACAGTGGTATCACCCTGGACACCGTGGAAAAAGTCAAAAGATCCGAGAGGATAATGGGAGTGGTAAGTCGTGGTGGGGCTTTTCTAACAGCATGGATACTACACAACCAGGAAGAAAACCCATTATACAAAAATTATGATTATCTTCTGGAAATAGCCCGAGAACATGATGTTACCATCTCCCTGGGTGATGGACTCCGGCCCGGTTGTCTGGCCGATGCCTCGGACATACCTCAGATTGGTGAACTTCTAATACTGGGTGATCTGGTTAAACGTGCCAGAGAGGCAGATGTGCAGGTTATGGTGGAAGGACCAGGACACGTCCCCCTGAACCAGGTGGAAGCCAACATGCAAATACAGAAAACAGTCTGTAAAGGCGCACCGTTCTACGTTTTAGGTCCAATTGTCACTGATCTGGCGCCAGGATACGATCACATAACTTCGGCTATTGGAGGGGCACTGGCAGCTCGTGCCGGGGCCGATTTCCTGTGTTACGTAACCCCTGCAGAACATCTCTCCATACCGGGCTTACAGGATGTTAAAGAGGGTATTGTCGCATCAAAAATAGCCGCACAGGCTGCAGATGTTGCAAATGGGCTTAAAAGTGCATGGGCAAAGGAAATGGAAATGGCAAGAGCTCGAAAAAATTTCCAGTGGGAAAAACAGTACCAACTTGCATTCGACCCTGAAAAGGCTAGAAAATGTCGTGAAAGTAAACCCACCGCTGAAAGTGATATGTGCACCATGTGTGGGGAATTCTGTGCCCTGAGGATGGTAAGGGATAATATATAA
- a CDS encoding CBS domain-containing protein: protein MIKKLHAQDIMIQEVHVTSPNDLVAAAKLKMMRCNVGGLPVVDEKQLVGIITHRDVLLAGGESLGLKVGDLMSKNLQVVKKDTPLMVITRIMADKGFQRIPVVENGDLVGLITQSSLIRALADSGE from the coding sequence ATGATAAAAAAACTGCATGCTCAGGATATCATGATCCAGGAAGTGCATGTTACCTCTCCCAATGACCTGGTAGCAGCAGCAAAACTGAAGATGATGCGCTGCAATGTAGGAGGCCTACCAGTAGTGGATGAAAAACAGCTCGTGGGAATAATAACTCATCGAGACGTCTTACTAGCTGGAGGAGAATCTCTGGGCCTGAAAGTGGGTGATTTAATGAGTAAAAACCTTCAGGTAGTAAAGAAAGACACTCCACTCATGGTTATTACCCGAATCATGGCTGATAAGGGTTTCCAGAGGATTCCAGTAGTGGAAAATGGTGATTTAGTGGGTCTTATAACCCAGAGCTCACTTATACGTGCACTTGCTGATTCCGGAGAATGA
- a CDS encoding methanogenesis marker 8 protein, whose translation MDEHVMEVLGKSKVIIKNGKVVEVEEPLIDYCPLFHKYRGIEKLTPQVIKENMEFRINDFGMCTSQRKLKMADFLSFGISETLGTLLDENIIQCAVIVCEGCGTVIVEDPELVQGIGGRISGIISTTPITEVITVVGPDKVLNPETAKINQVEGVIKAIDEGYTKIGVTVASAGDALKIREIESQNKDVKIYIFTVHTTGLSSEDAETLFEQVDVITACASLQIRKIAEERDVFSVGASIPIYAASKDGEKFLKMRIEKIGGVKEKKDARIPDPLI comes from the coding sequence TTGGATGAACACGTGATGGAGGTATTGGGAAAATCAAAAGTAATTATCAAGAATGGGAAAGTAGTGGAAGTGGAAGAACCATTAATTGATTACTGTCCTTTATTTCATAAATACCGGGGAATAGAAAAACTCACACCTCAGGTAATTAAAGAGAACATGGAGTTCCGCATCAATGATTTTGGCATGTGTACCAGCCAAAGGAAATTGAAAATGGCGGATTTCCTATCTTTCGGCATATCCGAAACATTGGGCACCTTACTGGATGAAAACATCATTCAATGTGCCGTGATAGTGTGTGAAGGCTGTGGTACGGTAATTGTGGAGGATCCGGAACTGGTGCAGGGAATAGGTGGTAGGATTTCTGGAATAATTAGCACCACCCCTATAACTGAAGTGATCACAGTCGTAGGTCCTGATAAAGTATTAAATCCTGAAACTGCCAAAATCAATCAAGTGGAAGGTGTAATAAAAGCTATTGATGAGGGTTACACAAAAATTGGTGTGACTGTGGCTTCTGCCGGTGATGCCCTGAAGATCAGAGAGATTGAAAGTCAGAATAAAGATGTTAAAATTTATATTTTCACAGTTCACACTACTGGGCTTTCCAGTGAGGATGCAGAAACCTTATTTGAACAAGTGGACGTGATCACTGCATGCGCATCACTGCAGATAAGAAAAATTGCTGAAGAGAGGGATGTATTTTCTGTTGGAGCATCCATACCAATTTATGCAGCCAGTAAAGATGGTGAAAAATTCCTTAAAATGAGAATAGAAAAAATAGGTGGAGTGAAGGAGAAAAAAGATGCTCGAATTCCTGATCCTCTTATTTAA